Below is a window of Micromonospora chersina DNA.
CCAACCAGGTCAGCCCGCTGCCGCCCGGCCGCGAGCTGGACATGCTGCTCACCGCCGGGGAGCGGATCTCCATGGCGCTGCTCGCCATGGCCATCCACAACCTGGGCTACGAGGCCCGCTCGTTCACCGGCTCGCAGGCCGGCGTGCTCACCACCTCGGTGCACGGCCGGGCCCGGATCATCGACGTCACCCCGGGGCGCCTCAAGGGCGCGCTCGACGAGGGCGCGGTGGTCATCGTGGCCGGCTTCCAGGGCGTCTCGCAGGACACCAAGGACGTCACCACGCTGGGCCGGGGCGGGTCGGACACCACGGCGGTGGCCCTCGCGGCCGCGCTCGACGCGGACGTCTGCGAGATCTACACCGACGTGGACGGCGTCTTCACCGCCGACCCGCGGATCGTGCCGAACGCCCGGCACATCAAGCACATCACCTACGAGGAGATGCTGGAACTGGCCGCCTGCGGCGCCAAGGTGCTGCACCTGCGCAGCGTCGAGTACGCCCGGCGCGCGGGGTTGCCGATCCACGTCCGTTCGTCATACTCGACCAACACCGGCACGATGGTCACCGGATCGATGGAGGACCTTCCTGTGGAACAGGCACTGATCACCGGGGTCGCCCACGACCGCAGCGAGGCGAAGATCACCATCGTCGGGGTGCCCGACGAGCCGGGCGCCGCCGCGCGGATCTTCGACACGGTGGCCGGCGCCGAGATCAACATCGACATGATCGTGCAGAACGTGTCCACCGAGGGCACCGGCCGCACCGACATCTCGTTCACGCTGCCCAAGACCGACGGCCCGACCGCCATGGCCGCGCTCAGCAAGATCCAGGAGCCGGTCAAGTTCAAGGGCCTGCTCTACGACGACCACATCGGCAAGGTCTCCCTCATCGGCGCCGGCATGCGCTCGCACCCG
It encodes the following:
- a CDS encoding aspartate kinase; protein product: MALVVQKYGGSSVANAERIKRVAERIVAARKAGDDVVVVVSAMGDTTDELLDLANQVSPLPPGRELDMLLTAGERISMALLAMAIHNLGYEARSFTGSQAGVLTTSVHGRARIIDVTPGRLKGALDEGAVVIVAGFQGVSQDTKDVTTLGRGGSDTTAVALAAALDADVCEIYTDVDGVFTADPRIVPNARHIKHITYEEMLELAACGAKVLHLRSVEYARRAGLPIHVRSSYSTNTGTMVTGSMEDLPVEQALITGVAHDRSEAKITIVGVPDEPGAAARIFDTVAGAEINIDMIVQNVSTEGTGRTDISFTLPKTDGPTAMAALSKIQEPVKFKGLLYDDHIGKVSLIGAGMRSHPGVAAGFFAALGAAGVNIEMISTSEIRVSVVCRDTDLDKAVRAIHDAFDLGGDTEAVVYAGTGR